Proteins encoded together in one Microplitis mediator isolate UGA2020A chromosome 7, iyMicMedi2.1, whole genome shotgun sequence window:
- the LOC130670854 gene encoding poly(U)-binding-splicing factor half pint-like has product MITMDPSNKNNSELSMKKECTEENTLDFLKELFSCLHQTGQVVAGPGAKYLNLPGTLGSTLPKVTSEQKDGIERAKKYAMKQSIKMVLMKQTLAHQQQQMASQRNQVQRQQALALMCRIYVGSISFELKEDAVREAFLPFGPIKSINMSWDPVIQKHKGFAFVEYEIPEAAQLSLEQMNGVMIGGRNIKVVGRPSNMPQAQSIIDNIIEESKHYNRIYISSIHRDIEEKDLKSVFEAFGPITQCTLFRGSLANREKNYAYIEYQTMQSAVEAISSMNLFDLGGVCLRVGIAITPPNVLMEPSSGTSMMPTAAAVAAATATAKIQAMDAVANNNAAFGLSKLSDSDSPILNHTLPDIHRSTLSPQTSMSSPTAATVAPVIPPPGVVIPQALTRPPAISQFSSGQPAVIPPPAVVAPTAVGTLVMPVASASIADITRRTQEQAHLKQQEELQKKLLEETELQTLQQQENLTIKGPSARHLVMQKLMRRVESRVIILRNMVTLESIDETLQEEIQDECSKFGEVRRVIIYNERQSEDDDAEVIVKIFVEFSQMSEAERARESLNGRYFDKRIIKCELYDQALFDYNDYSG; this is encoded by the coding sequence ATGATTACAATGGATCCgtcaaataaaaacaattccGAGCTATCAATGAAGAAAGAATGTACAGAAGAAAATACACTAGACTTTTTGAAAGAATTATTTAGTTGTCTTCATCAAACGGGTCAAGTGGTTGCTGGTCCTGGTGCAAAATATCTCAATCTTCCTGGAACTCTTGGTTCCACGTTACCAAAGGTAACATCTGAGCAAAAAGATGGAATCGAAAGAGCAAAGAAATATGCAATGAAACAAAGTATTAAAATGGTTTTAATGAAACAAACTTTGGCCCATCAGCAACAGCAAATGGCTAGTCAACGAAATCAAGTGCAGCGACAACAAGCGCTTGCTCTGATGTGCAGAATTTACGTGGGAAGTATAAGTTTTGAACTTAAAGAAGATGCTGTTCGTGAAGCTTTCTTACCATTTGGGccaattaaatcaataaatatgtcATGGGATCCAGTTATTCAAAAACATAAAGGTTTTGCTTTTGTAGAGTATGAAATACCTGAAGCTGCCCAGTTATCACTTGAGCAAATGAATGGTGTAATGATTGGTGGCCGTAATATTAAAGTTGTTGGAAGACCATCAAATATGCCACAAGCTCAATCAATAATTGACAACATAATTGAAGAAAGTAAACACTATAATCGTATTTATATATCATCCATTCATCGTGATATTGAAGAAAAAGATTTGAAATCAGTATTTGAAGCTTTTGGACCAATAACACAGTGCACATTATTTAGAGGAAGTTTAGCAaatcgtgaaaaaaattatgcttaTATTGAGTATCAAACAATGCAGTCTGCAGTTGAAGCTATTTCTTCAATGAATCTTTTTGATCTTGGAGGAGTTTGTTTAAGAGTAGGAATAGCTATTACACCACCAAATGTATTAATGGAACCTTCAAGTGGTACAAGTATGATGCCAACAGCAGCTGCTGTTGCAGCAGCGACCGCTACTGCTAAAATTCAAGCGATGGATGCTGTTGCTAATAATAATGCTGCCTTTGGACTTTCAAAATTAAGTGATTCTGATTCTccaattttaaatcatacaCTGCCTGATATTCATCGATCCACTTTATCGCCACAAACATCCATGTCATCtccaacagcagcaacagtAGCTCCAGTTATTCCTCCACCTGGAGTAGTTATACCACAAGCATTGACTCGGCCACCAGCAATTAGTCAGTTTAGTTCTGGACAACCTGCTGTTATTCCTCCACCGGCAGTTGTAGCTCCTACGGCTGTTGGTACGTTAGTTATGCCAGTAGCTAGTGCATCAATTGCTGATATTACTAGACGAACACAAGAACAAGCTCATTTGAAACAACAAGAGgagttgcaaaaaaaattacttgaagaGACTGAATTACAGACATTACAGCAGCAAGAAAATTTGACAATAAAAGGTCCAAGTGCTCGGCATTTAGTGATGCAAAAATTAATGCGCAGAGTTGAATCTCGTGTTATAATACTCAGAAATATGGTTACACTTGAAAGCATCGACGAGACTCTGCAAGAAGAAATTCAAGATGAATGTTCGAAATTCGGAGAGGTCCGAcgagttattatttataatgaacGTCAATCTGAAGATGATGATGCTGAAgttattgttaaaatatttgttgaatTTTCACAAATGAGTGAAGCGGAACGTGCAAGAGAATCATTAAATGGTCGATACTTTGATAAACGGATTATTAAATGTGAACTTTATGATCAAGCCCTGTTTGATTATAATGATTATTCGGGTTAA
- the LOC130670721 gene encoding uncharacterized protein LOC130670721 isoform X1 yields the protein MCCSVVCITPFTCCNIIVVQFFILLPYYLKVKAALPPGAEDEIILIEHLPGRRVHLQDFFWTGLEDAPPWIDPEQTLTYYETRTVHHTATVYVPGEDVGREKNPGSGTHDPGCISCIDPTPTLIDPDQEIGIFIGEDPDPKYWLLTVLQAGENVPPKVELRLARLYKAAFSRQQQRHLGLLITDPRLRRATNKRLTQHNDSKLASGESMDTRLKNGSKSTSTIASTIETTESIIENNNTDKIEFVKTMKEIKIPNNEIIKAINLNENKSTFENNEEIKIKITTANLDKELLENTKSKVILNDDTLDVKSTETSFKNNKSDLFMEKIVESPQALRSNPEQFYEDYNEDDFKPNTNINTNLKTESHKLTLINNTKSNTTNVDINDENLVIVNNQSLLSPVQLNTSSLNNKTENYSSSSRLRTAGTGIVQVKMQNTTVQRDGSTKLIYSVHLGGKPVPAETAAKDMALLSSQEVALELGAPVIIQSEPYLKETKPLALSRKPEVWLLVGTAGATVLLLTLIIIGIILIAKKKKVHSAVSVPPHQSILKKEAGYTASTPGLDNTGYTSETEGRTDGTSQRQTPGSFSRTPGTPITPNTIDDDIQELSSDEEETKEQMQNSWDIQEYATLQTKSRNGRKRITKMNAIETLDSPDSMETVVDCNERGESLENGYIHHLEETASPHSYLSMPPCKLFPSMRSVEPLSRILEPVVVRHLDMEFETPEMTRRENGFVNRKLGDESLGRTRSAVKDPGVVGPIVWDLRKQRAVEENASTEMDVERQLPSSGPVGRARRRLHELLEDSFSLFTTKDIKNKEQNIAVSSHSNGILHDRVTMCLESKEKCTLVSPAASPMIHSKTRPRTSLPRDVLEESIPETGNTSIQTTRGAWGSRPMSAGPFHRPNLPEVNVTRVLADTHLAPDDPAVPLIAAIRKELEKFTPDKI from the exons ATGTGTTGCAGTGTCGTCTGCATTACACCGTTCACTTGTTGTAATATAATAGttgtacaattttttattctattgcCGTATTACTTGAAAGTTAAAGCCGCCCTGCCGCCTGGAGCTG AGGACGAAATAATCCTTATTGAACATCTTCCTGGACGACGAGTACACctacaagattttttttggacTGGTCTAGAAGACGCGCCACCATGGATAGATCCAGAACAAACACTTACATATTACGAAACCCGTACTGTACATCATACAGCAACAGTTTACGTTCCCGGGGAAGATGTAGGTCGAGAAAAAAACCCTGGAAGTGGAACTCACGATCCCGGATGTATCTCTTGCATAGATCCCACTCCAACATTGATTGACCCTGACCAAGaaattggtatttttattGGCGAAGATCCAGATCCTAA atactGGCTTCTAACAGTACTTCAAGCTGGTGAAAATGTACCGCCAAAAGTTGAATTAAGATTAGCTCGTTTGTACAAAGCTGCTTTTTCGCGTCAACAGCAACGACATTTGGGACTTTTAATAACAGATCCACGTCTTCGAAGAGCTACCAATAAACGACTTACGCAACATAATGATTCTAAATTAGCATCAGGAGAATCTATGGATACT cgtCTGAAAAATGGGTCAAAAAGTACTTCTACAATTGCAAGTACAATAGAAACGACTGAAtcaataatagaaaataataatacagataaaattgaatttgtaaaaacaatgaaggaaattaaaattccaaataatgaaattattaaagcaattaatttaaatgaaaataaatcaacttttgaaaataatgaagaaataaaaataaaaattacaactgCAAATTTAGATAaagaattattagaaaatacaaaatcaaaagttattttaaatgacgATACCTTAGATGTTAAATCAACTGAaacatcttttaaaaataataaatcggatttatttatggaaaaaatagTCGAGAGTCCACAAGCTTTAAGATCAAATCCAGAACAATTTTATGAAGATTACAATGAAGATGATTTTAAGCCaaatactaatattaataCGAATTTAAAGACTGAATCTcataaattaactttaatCAATAATACAAAATCAAACACAACAAATGTCgatattaatgatgaaaatttagttATAGTCAATAATCAATCTTTATTATCACCTGTCCAGTTAAATACATCTagcttaaataataaaacagaaaattaTTCATCAAGTTCAAGATTGAGGACCGCAGGTACAGGAATTGTTCAAGTTAAAATGCAAAATACAACAGTACAACGTGATGGATCAACAAAGTTAATTTATTCTGTTCATTTGGGTGGAAAACCTGTTCCTGCTGAAACTGCAGCCAAGGATATGGCACTTCTATCTTCTCAAGAAGTTGCTTTAGAGCTCGGTGCACCGGTTATCATTCAAAGTGAac ccTATTTGAAAGAAACTAAACCACTGGCACTTTCAAGAAAACCAGAAGTTTGGCTGTTAGTTGGTACCGCAGGAGCAACTGTTTTACTTTTAACGTTGATAATCATCgggattattttaattgctaaaaagaaaaaagttcatAGTGCAGTTTCTGTTCCTCCCCATcaaagtattttgaaaaaagaagCTGGATACACAGCTTCTACTCCAGGATTAGATAATACTGGATACACATCAGAAACAGAAGGACGT ACGGATGGTACCAGTCAGAGACAGACACCAGGAAGTTTTTCTCGAACTCCAGGTACACCTATTACGCCCAACACTATTGACGACGATATACAAGAATTGTCGAGCGACGAGGAAGAAACTAAAGAACAAATGCAAAATTCTTGGGATATACAAGAGTATGCAACTTTACAAACAAAATCtag aAATGGAAGAAAACGAATAACAAAAATGAATGCTATTGAAACATTAGACAGTCCAGATTCGATGGAGACGGTAGTTGATTGTAATGAAAGAGGTGAATCACTAGAAAATGGTTATATTCATCACTTAGAAGAAACAGCTTCACCGCATTCTTATTTATCAATGCCGCCTTGCAAATTATTTCCAAGCATGAGAAGTGTTGAGCCGCTTTCTAGGATATTAGAACCAGTTGTg GTCAGACATTTAGACATGGAGTTTGAAACTCCTGAGATGACGAGACGGGAGAATGGCTTTGTTAATAGAAAGTTAGGAGATGAGTCACTAGGACGAACAAGGAGTGCTGTAAAGGATCCAGGAGTTGTTGGGCCAATTGTTTGGGATCTTAGAAAACAACGAGCGGTTGAAG AAAACGCGAGTACAGAAATGGACGTAGAACGGCAACTTCCGTCGTCGGGTCCGGTGGGTCGAGCCAGGAGAAGACTTCACGAGCTTCTAGAGGATTCATTCAGTCTCTTCACCACAAAGGACATAAAAAACAAAGAACAAAATATCGCAGTATCTTCACATTCAAACGGAATTTTACACGATCGTGTTACGATGTGTTTGGAATCGAAAGAGAAATGTACACTCGTCAG TCCGGCCGCAAGTCCAATGATACATTCGAAGACGCGTCCACGGACTTCTCTACCACGCGATGTACTCGAAGAATCAATACCGGAAACCGGAAACACGAGCATACAAACAACACGAGGGGCATGGGGATCGAGGCCAATGAGTGCAGGACCGTTTCATCGCCCGAATTTACCAGAAGTAAACGTAACTCGCGTGCTCGCGGATACTCATCTAGCTCCGGATGATCCAGCGGTTCCACTGATTGCTGCTATTCGAAaagaattagaaaaatttacccCAGATAAAATTTAG
- the LOC130670721 gene encoding uncharacterized protein LOC130670721 isoform X2, translated as MCCSVVCITPFTCCNIIVVQFFILLPYYLKVKAALPPGAEDEIILIEHLPGRRVHLQDFFWTGLEDAPPWIDPEQTLTYYETRTVHHTATVYVPGEDVGREKNPGSGTHDPGCISCIDPTPTLIDPDQEIGIFIGEDPDPKYWLLTVLQAGENVPPKVELRLARLYKAAFSRQQQRHLGLLITDPRLRRATNKRLTQHNDSKLASGESMDTRLKNGSKSTSTIASTIETTESIIENNNTDKIEFVKTMKEIKIPNNEIIKAINLNENKSTFENNEEIKIKITTANLDKELLENTKSKVILNDDTLDVKSTETSFKNNKSDLFMEKIVESPQALRSNPEQFYEDYNEDDFKPNTNINTNLKTESHKLTLINNTKSNTTNVDINDENLVIVNNQSLLSPVQLNTSSLNNKTENYSSSSRLRTAGTGIVQVKMQNTTVQRDGSTKLIYSVHLGGKPVPAETAAKDMALLSSQEVALELGAPVIIQSEPYLKETKPLALSRKPEVWLLVGTAGATVLLLTLIIIGIILIAKKKKVHSAVSVPPHQSILKKEAGYTASTPGLDNTGYTSETEGRTDGTSQRQTPGSFSRTPGTPITPNTIDDDIQELSSDEEETKEQMQNSWDIQEYATLQTKSRNGRKRITKMNAIETLDSPDSMETVVDCNERGESLENGYIHHLEETASPHSYLSMPPCKLFPSMRSVEPLSRILEPVVVRHLDMEFETPEMTRRENGFVNRKLGDESLGRTRSAVKDPGVVGPIVWDLRKQRAVEDLNYSRRKREYRNGRRTATSVVGSGGSSQEKTSRASRGFIQSLHHKGHKKQRTKYRSIFTFKRNFTRSCYDVFGIEREMYTRQSGRKSNDTFEDASTDFSTTRCTRRINTGNRKHEHTNNTRGMGIEANECRTVSSPEFTRSKRNSRARGYSSSSG; from the exons ATGTGTTGCAGTGTCGTCTGCATTACACCGTTCACTTGTTGTAATATAATAGttgtacaattttttattctattgcCGTATTACTTGAAAGTTAAAGCCGCCCTGCCGCCTGGAGCTG AGGACGAAATAATCCTTATTGAACATCTTCCTGGACGACGAGTACACctacaagattttttttggacTGGTCTAGAAGACGCGCCACCATGGATAGATCCAGAACAAACACTTACATATTACGAAACCCGTACTGTACATCATACAGCAACAGTTTACGTTCCCGGGGAAGATGTAGGTCGAGAAAAAAACCCTGGAAGTGGAACTCACGATCCCGGATGTATCTCTTGCATAGATCCCACTCCAACATTGATTGACCCTGACCAAGaaattggtatttttattGGCGAAGATCCAGATCCTAA atactGGCTTCTAACAGTACTTCAAGCTGGTGAAAATGTACCGCCAAAAGTTGAATTAAGATTAGCTCGTTTGTACAAAGCTGCTTTTTCGCGTCAACAGCAACGACATTTGGGACTTTTAATAACAGATCCACGTCTTCGAAGAGCTACCAATAAACGACTTACGCAACATAATGATTCTAAATTAGCATCAGGAGAATCTATGGATACT cgtCTGAAAAATGGGTCAAAAAGTACTTCTACAATTGCAAGTACAATAGAAACGACTGAAtcaataatagaaaataataatacagataaaattgaatttgtaaaaacaatgaaggaaattaaaattccaaataatgaaattattaaagcaattaatttaaatgaaaataaatcaacttttgaaaataatgaagaaataaaaataaaaattacaactgCAAATTTAGATAaagaattattagaaaatacaaaatcaaaagttattttaaatgacgATACCTTAGATGTTAAATCAACTGAaacatcttttaaaaataataaatcggatttatttatggaaaaaatagTCGAGAGTCCACAAGCTTTAAGATCAAATCCAGAACAATTTTATGAAGATTACAATGAAGATGATTTTAAGCCaaatactaatattaataCGAATTTAAAGACTGAATCTcataaattaactttaatCAATAATACAAAATCAAACACAACAAATGTCgatattaatgatgaaaatttagttATAGTCAATAATCAATCTTTATTATCACCTGTCCAGTTAAATACATCTagcttaaataataaaacagaaaattaTTCATCAAGTTCAAGATTGAGGACCGCAGGTACAGGAATTGTTCAAGTTAAAATGCAAAATACAACAGTACAACGTGATGGATCAACAAAGTTAATTTATTCTGTTCATTTGGGTGGAAAACCTGTTCCTGCTGAAACTGCAGCCAAGGATATGGCACTTCTATCTTCTCAAGAAGTTGCTTTAGAGCTCGGTGCACCGGTTATCATTCAAAGTGAac ccTATTTGAAAGAAACTAAACCACTGGCACTTTCAAGAAAACCAGAAGTTTGGCTGTTAGTTGGTACCGCAGGAGCAACTGTTTTACTTTTAACGTTGATAATCATCgggattattttaattgctaaaaagaaaaaagttcatAGTGCAGTTTCTGTTCCTCCCCATcaaagtattttgaaaaaagaagCTGGATACACAGCTTCTACTCCAGGATTAGATAATACTGGATACACATCAGAAACAGAAGGACGT ACGGATGGTACCAGTCAGAGACAGACACCAGGAAGTTTTTCTCGAACTCCAGGTACACCTATTACGCCCAACACTATTGACGACGATATACAAGAATTGTCGAGCGACGAGGAAGAAACTAAAGAACAAATGCAAAATTCTTGGGATATACAAGAGTATGCAACTTTACAAACAAAATCtag aAATGGAAGAAAACGAATAACAAAAATGAATGCTATTGAAACATTAGACAGTCCAGATTCGATGGAGACGGTAGTTGATTGTAATGAAAGAGGTGAATCACTAGAAAATGGTTATATTCATCACTTAGAAGAAACAGCTTCACCGCATTCTTATTTATCAATGCCGCCTTGCAAATTATTTCCAAGCATGAGAAGTGTTGAGCCGCTTTCTAGGATATTAGAACCAGTTGTg GTCAGACATTTAGACATGGAGTTTGAAACTCCTGAGATGACGAGACGGGAGAATGGCTTTGTTAATAGAAAGTTAGGAGATGAGTCACTAGGACGAACAAGGAGTGCTGTAAAGGATCCAGGAGTTGTTGGGCCAATTGTTTGGGATCTTAGAAAACAACGAGCGGTTGAAG atctAAATTATTCTCGCAGAAAACGCGAGTACAGAAATGGACGTAGAACGGCAACTTCCGTCGTCGGGTCCGGTGGGTCGAGCCAGGAGAAGACTTCACGAGCTTCTAGAGGATTCATTCAGTCTCTTCACCACAAAGGACATAAAAAACAAAGAACAAAATATCGCAGTATCTTCACATTCAAACGGAATTTTACACGATCGTGTTACGATGTGTTTGGAATCGAAAGAGAAATGTACACTCGTCAG TCCGGCCGCAAGTCCAATGATACATTCGAAGACGCGTCCACGGACTTCTCTACCACGCGATGTACTCGAAGAATCAATACCGGAAACCGGAAACACGAGCATACAAACAACACGAGGGGCATGGGGATCGAGGCCAATGAGTGCAGGACCGTTTCATCGCCCGAATTTACCAGAAGTAAACGTAACTCGCGTGCTCGCGGATACTCATCTAGCTCCGGATGA